The genomic segment TTGTTGAAAAAACCGAAGTTAAAGGCACTTTTAAGAAAAATCTTATTAAATTTATAGCTGGTTCTGTCCTGGTTATTATCGGTTCTAGAATCGTAGTCAATTCAGGAGTGTGGCTGGCTAAATACTTTGGTGTACCTGAGATTTTCATTGCTCTTACTCTGGTTGCATTGGGTACATCCTTACCAGAACTCGTTACATCTTTAACAGCAACTCTTAAAGGTTATCAGGAATTGTCCATAGGAAATATCATTGGTGCAAACCTGTTAAATATAGGTTGGGTAACTTCCGTCTCTGCTATGGTCAATCCCATTTCAATTTCTACGAAAAATTTAATTTTAGATTTTCCTTTTATGCTAGCCTTCATGGGACTACTTTTACTCTTCGGATTAACTAAAGATCATCTTAGCCGCTTAGAGGGAATGATCTTTCTTACTTTATATGCCACCTATATTACAATCCTTTTCGGTACTCTTTAACTCTTTAAACACCCATAAATCATTGGGGGTATATATGGGCAAAAACGCTTGCCATACATACCCCCATAGGTTTTCTTTTATCAAACAAAATTTTTCTATCTCATTCTCTTCAACCAATCTGGACGATTATAAAGGTGAATAAACCGCACAGGCTCATCAAAAGCATTTGGATCCAGTTCATCTTTTAAGCTCTCTTCCACTGCTAAATATTTAATAGGCACCTTCAACTTTGAAGAAACTTCCTTAATAATGGGATAACCTTTCATAATATCTTCTACTGTGGTCTCATTGCAAAGGTTAATATTTGCTATCAGATGGGTAACTTTCAGTCTAGAAGATTTCATCACTTTATTTATAATTTTTTCAATTCCCATTACATCTCTGGTAAAAGGCCTATTAGTATTTACTACAAAGTTCATATCATATTGATCTTCTTTAAAATAGCTGTTAAACCTTCCCAAAGCTACCGCTCCAACATCATCTCCACCCACATCAAAAACAACCTGGTATTGTTGATTTTGTAATACCCGCAAAATATGAGGAGAAAGAGCAGGTAAATCAGCGGTAGCCAGAACACCAGCAGGAAAGATCACTTCAACTCCTTTTTCCCTCAATGGTCCTGCTGCTTCCCGGGAACGAAAATATGGATTAACAATATCTAAATCAACAAGAGCAACCTTCTCATGTTCTTTTTTTAAATCCACTGCAAAATTCATACTAACTTCCGTTTTTCCACTTCCATATGCACCTGTAAAGATCTGAATCCGTTTATCTGACATTTTTTCACCTCCGTTTGGTTTGCATTGTAGAAAATTCGCGATAAATAGAGAAAAATCCTTTTGAATGAATTTTAAGTTTCTAAAAAAGATTTTACATATTTTAAATCTATTTCTCTGATGAATACAAGCAATCAACATGTCTTTTCCAGTTAAGCATTCAGTAATAGTAGGAAGTAAATCCTCTTTCTTTAATAATAATAAAATCTTTTATTGGAGCTTGGTATGCATCATATGTACCATCATTCCAATGAAAATGTATGTATTGTATATGGAATTTTAAACTCTTTATCCATTCTCTTACTACTAATGATGAATTAGAAAGAACATGTTCTAATACCTTAACTTTAGGTGAATTAATTTTTTCACAAGCATTCGTTAAAAAATAGAAAAATTCATCATTTCGAGTGTTCTATCAAACCATTTTCTCTTATTCCTTACACTTTCACTCCATCATCCTATAATTAAAACTAAAAAAATCATGGATAAATGCAGTTTAAAAAGTCTGCACACTACCCATGATTTTTTGGATAAATTTTTATCTTTCGGCCGGGTTTTTTATCAGCAAAACGATATCATTATTCATGTACAACTACTACTTTAACCGTTTTGATTAATATATTTACGAATAATCATACCATGTGATTTAAACATACCAAATTTTTTATAAAAATTTTGCATTTCAATATCACAAGTTAAATCTATACATGTTATGTGCTTAAGCAGCTCTAACATCATCTCCATAAGTCTGCTACCAATTCCCATGTGCTGATACTCCGGTAATACTTCAAGCATCGGAATAAATGCAAAGTAAACCCCATCACTTAATGCATTTATAAAACCTACAACTTTTGATTTTCCTGTTTCATATGCTAACACAACATAACTGCTATTTCTAAGTATTTGATAATGTTGTTCCGTTGTAAGAGGTTTTTTCCATCCAACAAAAAAGCCTTTTAGTTCATCAGGAGACAAACCCTCTATTGTCGTTCTGTATTCAATCACACTAACATCTCTCCTTTACTGCATAATATTGATAATCCAATAATCATTAAATATAACAATATGCTGCCTATCAAAATTTTCTTTTTCATAATTATTAATACTCCTTTAAACTGTTTGCCATCTAACGTTTACATATTTGCGAAATCATCGAACCGCTAATGTTTGCACCTGGTAAGGCGATGTGATGCGTTTGAACTGCTCCAAAAACTTGCTCCGCACACCCTCGCGTAAACACTTTGTTATGCGCCATGCCCAAAAAATACTCTAGTTTAAATTTAAAGTATTAATATATAAATATGTAAGCTAATCTTTATAATTAGGATTTACACCTTCCCAATATATCATTTGGTTATCTCTTTTTATCTCAATCAAACCTACTTTTTATAATATCTTTAATATCTTTATTGAACCAATGTTATTAATTAAACA from the Anoxybacter fermentans genome contains:
- a CDS encoding ATP-binding protein yields the protein MSDKRIQIFTGAYGSGKTEVSMNFAVDLKKEHEKVALVDLDIVNPYFRSREAAGPLREKGVEVIFPAGVLATADLPALSPHILRVLQNQQYQVVFDVGGDDVGAVALGRFNSYFKEDQYDMNFVVNTNRPFTRDVMGIEKIINKVMKSSRLKVTHLIANINLCNETTVEDIMKGYPIIKEVSSKLKVPIKYLAVEESLKDELDPNAFDEPVRFIHLYNRPDWLKRMR
- a CDS encoding calcium/sodium antiporter translates to MLLTKLIFFTVGMFAIVKGADWFTDSAVWIAKKTGIPKVIIGATIVSLATTLPEFAVSVYASFSGHPEMSLGNAVGSNIFNIGMILGLTLIIHSYPTTPKIISKKALFMLTAGILALLTSLDGEINQFDGFLLLTVLIGYILFLILHSKKNIVFVEKTEVKGTFKKNLIKFIAGSVLVIIGSRIVVNSGVWLAKYFGVPEIFIALTLVALGTSLPELVTSLTATLKGYQELSIGNIIGANLLNIGWVTSVSAMVNPISISTKNLILDFPFMLAFMGLLLLFGLTKDHLSRLEGMIFLTLYATYITILFGTL
- a CDS encoding GNAT family N-acetyltransferase encodes the protein MIEYRTTIEGLSPDELKGFFVGWKKPLTTEQHYQILRNSSYVVLAYETGKSKVVGFINALSDGVYFAFIPMLEVLPEYQHMGIGSRLMEMMLELLKHITCIDLTCDIEMQNFYKKFGMFKSHGMIIRKYINQNG